A single window of Rhodospirillaceae bacterium DNA harbors:
- a CDS encoding ribonucleoside-diphosphate reductase subunit alpha: MDGGNRFFSNHIDIDTNRNDLLTDFGKATLSDRYLLPGEDYQDLFLRVSKAYADDTQHAQRLYDYMSKLWFMPATPILSNGGTGRGLPISCYLNSVHDSLDGIVNTWNENVWLSSRGGGIGTYWGHVRSIGEPVGMNGKTSGIIPFIRVMDSLTLAISQGSLRRGSAAVYLDVNHPEIEEFLEIRKASGDFNRKALNLHHGVLITDAFMQAVRDDTPFDLKSPRSHQPIRSVNARNLFQKIVETRLATGEPYLIFIDTVNRQLAQHQQSLGLKVTTSNLCSEIMLHTGFDHLGNDRTAVCCLSSVNLEKWDEWHQEPKFIEDIMRFLDNVLQDFIDRAPDSMKHAKYSAMRERSVGLGVMGWHSFLQSRMIPWESALAKSWNMKMHRHIREQADAASMYLAKERGPCPDAADVGVMERFSHKIAIAPTASISIICGGTSAGIEPIPANIYTHKTLSGSFAVKNTHLEKLLQQKNADQEHVWQSILEHDGSVRHLKFLTEDEKSVFRTAFEIDQRWLLEFAADRTPFVCQATSLNLFLPGDIDKWDLLMLHYRSWEMGVKSLYYCRSKSIQRAAWAGGVEADNTIEHRKVIAETKDYDECLACQ, translated from the coding sequence ATGGACGGCGGAAATCGTTTTTTCAGCAACCACATTGATATTGATACCAACCGTAACGATTTGCTGACCGATTTCGGGAAGGCTACCCTTTCTGATCGTTATCTATTGCCGGGCGAAGACTATCAAGATTTATTCCTAAGGGTCTCCAAAGCATATGCGGATGATACCCAGCATGCCCAACGGCTTTATGATTATATGAGTAAATTATGGTTCATGCCAGCCACCCCCATCCTTTCTAACGGTGGAACCGGGCGAGGATTACCGATTTCCTGCTATTTGAATTCGGTCCATGACAGTTTGGACGGGATTGTTAACACCTGGAATGAAAATGTGTGGCTGTCATCACGCGGCGGTGGAATCGGCACTTATTGGGGCCATGTACGTTCGATTGGTGAGCCCGTTGGCATGAATGGCAAGACTTCCGGTATTATCCCCTTTATCCGCGTGATGGACAGTTTGACCTTAGCTATTAGCCAAGGCAGCCTGCGCCGTGGCTCTGCTGCCGTTTATTTGGATGTAAACCATCCAGAAATTGAAGAGTTCCTTGAAATCCGCAAAGCATCGGGTGATTTTAATCGTAAAGCTTTGAATTTACATCATGGAGTTTTAATCACCGATGCTTTTATGCAAGCAGTGCGGGATGATACGCCTTTTGATCTAAAAAGCCCCCGCAGCCACCAGCCGATTCGCAGCGTGAATGCGCGCAATTTATTTCAGAAGATTGTTGAAACCCGTTTAGCCACAGGCGAACCTTATTTGATCTTCATTGACACGGTAAACCGGCAACTGGCCCAACATCAGCAATCATTAGGGTTGAAAGTTACAACTTCCAATTTGTGCAGCGAAATTATGCTGCATACTGGCTTTGATCATTTGGGTAATGACCGCACCGCTGTTTGCTGCCTTTCTTCCGTTAATTTGGAAAAGTGGGATGAGTGGCACCAAGAACCAAAGTTTATCGAAGATATCATGCGCTTTTTAGACAATGTGTTACAGGATTTTATTGATCGTGCCCCCGACAGCATGAAGCATGCCAAATACAGCGCCATGCGGGAAAGGTCAGTGGGGTTAGGCGTGATGGGCTGGCACAGTTTCTTACAATCCCGCATGATTCCCTGGGAAAGCGCCTTGGCAAAATCTTGGAATATGAAAATGCACCGCCATATCCGTGAACAGGCCGATGCAGCAAGCATGTATCTGGCTAAAGAACGTGGCCCGTGCCCGGATGCGGCAGATGTCGGTGTTATGGAACGATTCAGTCACAAAATTGCCATTGCCCCAACTGCCTCTATTTCCATCATTTGCGGCGGCACATCCGCAGGGATTGAACCAATTCCTGCCAATATCTATACCCACAAAACCTTATCCGGATCTTTTGCCGTTAAAAACACCCACCTTGAAAAATTGCTGCAGCAGAAAAATGCCGATCAGGAACATGTATGGCAATCGATTTTGGAACATGACGGATCGGTACGCCATCTTAAGTTTTTGACAGAAGACGAGAAATCGGTTTTCCGCACAGCCTTTGAAATTGACCAGCGTTGGTTGCTTGAATTTGCGGCTGACCGCACCCCGTTTGTTTGCCAAGCCACATCATTAAACCTGTTCTTGCCGGGTGATATTGATAAATGGGATTTGTTGATGCTGCATTACCGTTCTTGGGAAATGGGCGTTAAAAGTTTGTATTATTGCCGCTCTAAAAGCATCCAGCGGGCCGCTTGGGCGGGCGGGGTTGAAGCTGATAACACGATTGAACACCGCAAAGTCATTGCTGAAACCAAAGATTATGATGAATGTTTAGCCTGCCAGTGA
- a CDS encoding isochorismatase family protein: MPLLLQAKTIGKEEKIGLVIVDIVNGFATTGAGNMAPQQPNQQIVQMVAEANDLAKLFCSQHKPILALLDTHRPEQQEYPYPSHCVVGTGEEDLVPALKWLEREKSVTLIRKDCINGFIGAYDHSGNNQLLTWVKHHQLQELLVIGICTDICVMDLVLTLLSARNHGMLGKVEKIWVYEKGCSTFDLPRAEVEEKKLPLHLCHPQQATHHMGLYFMASRGAQLLGAVKIEL; encoded by the coding sequence ATGCCACTATTGTTGCAGGCAAAAACGATTGGAAAAGAAGAAAAAATCGGTTTAGTCATCGTTGATATCGTCAATGGTTTTGCAACAACAGGCGCGGGAAATATGGCACCCCAGCAACCGAATCAGCAGATTGTCCAAATGGTTGCAGAGGCAAATGATTTGGCAAAACTCTTTTGCAGTCAGCATAAGCCAATTCTTGCTTTGCTTGATACCCATCGTCCCGAGCAACAAGAATATCCCTATCCCAGCCACTGTGTGGTGGGAACAGGGGAAGAAGATTTAGTACCTGCATTAAAATGGCTGGAAAGGGAAAAATCAGTCACGTTGATCCGAAAAGATTGTATCAACGGTTTCATTGGTGCATATGACCATTCAGGTAACAATCAACTCCTTACGTGGGTTAAGCATCATCAATTGCAAGAATTATTAGTCATAGGTATTTGTACCGATATTTGTGTGATGGATTTGGTTTTGACCTTATTATCAGCAAGGAATCACGGGATGTTAGGAAAAGTTGAAAAAATATGGGTGTATGAAAAAGGTTGCTCCACCTTTGATCTGCCAAGGGCAGAAGTGGAGGAAAAGAAATTGCCCCTTCATTTGTGTCACCCACAGCAAGCAACTCATCATATGGGGTTATATTTCATGGCATCGCGGGGTGCCCAGCTTTTAGGGGCGGTTAAAATAGAATTGTAA
- a CDS encoding isovaleryl-CoA dehydrogenase, with product MTIYNKLPMLDFGLPETAAMIRSSVQAFAAAEIAPRAAEIDQKNSFPNDLWRKFGDLGLLGITVEPEHGGTGLGYLEHVIAVEEISRASASVGLSYGAHSNLCVNQLRRHATEPQKLKFLPKLISGEYIGALAMSETEAGSDVVSMRLKADKTPKGYILNGNKMWITNGPDAHVLIVYAKTDPKAGSKGISAFIIEKGMKGFSTAQKLDKLGMRGSNTCELVFRDCLVPAENLLGLENQGVKVLMSGLDYERVVLAGGPLGIMQACMDVVLPYIHERKQFGQPIGEFQLMQAKIADMYTVMNAARSYVYTVAQACDRNQTSRVDAAGVILFAAEKATWMALQAIQVLGGNGYINEYPTGRLLRDAKLYEIGAGTSEIRRILIGRELFRQTQ from the coding sequence ATGACCATTTATAACAAATTGCCGATGTTAGACTTTGGATTACCTGAAACTGCCGCCATGATACGTTCCAGTGTGCAAGCATTTGCGGCGGCTGAAATTGCCCCGCGTGCCGCGGAAATAGACCAAAAAAACAGCTTTCCCAACGATTTGTGGCGTAAATTTGGCGATTTAGGGTTGCTTGGGATCACGGTTGAACCGGAACATGGTGGCACCGGCCTTGGTTATTTAGAACATGTGATTGCGGTTGAAGAAATCAGCCGTGCTTCCGCAAGTGTGGGCTTAAGTTACGGGGCCCATTCCAATTTATGTGTCAATCAATTGCGCCGTCATGCCACTGAACCACAAAAACTTAAGTTTTTACCCAAACTTATCAGCGGCGAATATATTGGGGCTTTGGCCATGAGTGAAACCGAGGCCGGTTCAGATGTGGTCAGTATGCGGTTGAAAGCGGATAAAACACCTAAGGGATATATCTTAAATGGCAATAAAATGTGGATTACCAATGGCCCGGATGCCCATGTTTTAATTGTTTATGCCAAAACTGATCCGAAAGCTGGATCTAAGGGAATTTCTGCCTTCATCATCGAAAAGGGGATGAAGGGTTTTTCAACTGCCCAAAAACTGGATAAATTGGGGATGCGCGGCTCCAACACTTGCGAACTAGTATTCCGCGATTGTTTGGTACCAGCAGAAAATTTGTTAGGACTTGAGAATCAGGGTGTCAAAGTGCTGATGAGTGGCCTTGATTATGAGCGGGTGGTTTTGGCCGGTGGGCCGTTAGGCATTATGCAGGCTTGTATGGATGTGGTGCTGCCTTATATCCATGAACGCAAACAATTTGGCCAACCCATCGGTGAATTCCAACTGATGCAGGCAAAAATTGCCGATATGTATACGGTGATGAATGCGGCTAGGTCTTATGTATATACGGTTGCCCAAGCTTGCGACCGCAACCAAACCAGCCGGGTTGATGCGGCTGGCGTCATTTTATTTGCCGCGGAAAAAGCCACTTGGATGGCCTTGCAAGCGATTCAAGTGTTGGGGGGGAATGGGTATATCAATGAATATCCAACCGGGCGATTGTTGCGGGATGCAAAATTATATGAGATTGGGGCCGGAACTTCTGAAATCAGGCGTATCCTGATTGGTCGTGAGCTTTTCCGGCAGACACAATAA
- a CDS encoding SDR family oxidoreductase yields the protein MPTILVTGANRGLGLEFVKQYAADGWHVIACCRNPSTSKDLASIKGKVAVHRLDVLEDQQIRSLGQELSSHAIDIVLNNAGVGGFGDSFGNTDTRRWLSVLHVNCIAPFHVVESFLPHLERGQKKLVVNISSRMGSIDDNQTGGYYSYRSSKAALNMAMKSLAVELKPKGVGVVMLHPGWVRTAMGGQSAPLLPAESITHLRKVINNLTINDSGHFLNYDGQNIPW from the coding sequence ATGCCAACAATTTTGGTAACAGGTGCAAATAGGGGGCTTGGGCTTGAATTTGTGAAACAATATGCGGCCGATGGCTGGCACGTCATTGCTTGCTGCCGCAATCCTTCCACTTCAAAAGATTTGGCCAGCATTAAAGGTAAAGTGGCGGTTCATCGGTTAGATGTTTTGGAAGACCAGCAGATAAGGTCTTTAGGGCAAGAACTATCCTCCCATGCCATTGATATTGTATTAAATAATGCCGGTGTTGGTGGTTTTGGCGACAGTTTTGGCAATACAGATACGCGCCGCTGGCTTTCGGTTTTACATGTCAACTGTATCGCCCCATTCCATGTGGTTGAAAGCTTCCTGCCTCATTTAGAGCGGGGACAAAAGAAGTTAGTGGTGAATATTAGCAGCCGCATGGGTAGTATTGATGATAACCAAACAGGCGGCTATTATTCTTACCGTTCCAGTAAAGCAGCCCTTAATATGGCGATGAAAAGTTTGGCTGTAGAGCTAAAACCCAAAGGGGTAGGTGTCGTCATGTTGCATCCCGGTTGGGTGCGGACGGCGATGGGCGGACAAAGCGCCCCTTTGTTGCCTGCGGAAAGTATTACCCATTTGCGTAAAGTGATTAATAATCTGACCATCAATGACAGCGGGCATTTTTTGAATTACGATGGCCAAAATATTCCTTGGTAA
- a CDS encoding methylcrotonoyl-CoA carboxylase has product MALLPTLLDPKSPSYIRNYQAMAKTVQDLRHKVSVIMEGGGKEAKQKHQSRGKLLVRDRIQYLVDPGSAFLEFSQFAAYQQYGGDVPAAGIVTGVGVVHGQHCLIVANDATVKGGTYFPLTVKKHLRAQEIAEQNRLPCIYLVDSGGAFLPAQDEVFPDRDHFGRIFYNQARLSAKGIPQIAVVMGSCTAGGAYIPAMADQSIIVKGNGTIFLGGPPLVKAATGEIVDPEELGGAEVHSRLSGVTDHMAQNDLHALSLTRQIVAQLNVQKPLQQVLNPQAPIYDPQDLYGIIPADTREPYDVREVIARIVDGSEFDEFKPLYGSTIVCGFSRLYGQLVGIIANNGILFSESSLKATHFIEICCKRSIPLIFLQNITGFMVGKKYENGGIAKDGAKLVNAVACAAVPKLTVLIGGSFGAGNYGMCGRAFSPRFLWMWPNARISVMGGEQAANVLAQIKRDSMGQKKQNWSVDEENAFKAPIRQQYETQGHPYYASARLWDDGIIDPIDTRQVLGLSLTAALNAPIEQTNFGIFRM; this is encoded by the coding sequence ATGGCTTTATTACCTACCTTGCTGGACCCTAAAAGTCCCTCCTATATTCGTAACTATCAAGCGATGGCGAAAACTGTTCAAGATTTGCGCCATAAAGTCAGCGTTATTATGGAAGGGGGTGGGAAAGAGGCAAAACAAAAACATCAAAGCCGCGGAAAATTGTTGGTCAGGGATCGCATCCAATATCTGGTTGATCCGGGTTCGGCTTTTCTAGAATTTTCCCAATTTGCTGCTTACCAGCAATATGGCGGAGATGTCCCGGCAGCAGGGATTGTAACAGGGGTTGGGGTGGTGCATGGCCAACATTGTTTGATTGTTGCCAATGACGCCACGGTTAAAGGCGGCACATATTTTCCGTTAACGGTAAAAAAACATTTGCGGGCGCAGGAAATTGCAGAACAAAATCGCTTGCCCTGTATCTATTTGGTTGATTCTGGCGGGGCGTTTTTGCCCGCTCAAGACGAAGTGTTCCCGGATCGCGATCATTTTGGCCGCATATTTTATAATCAAGCGCGCTTGTCTGCCAAGGGTATCCCCCAGATTGCGGTGGTTATGGGTTCTTGTACGGCGGGTGGGGCTTACATCCCCGCCATGGCCGATCAAAGTATTATTGTAAAAGGGAATGGCACCATTTTTCTCGGCGGGCCACCGTTAGTTAAGGCCGCAACTGGGGAAATTGTGGATCCAGAAGAATTAGGGGGGGCTGAAGTTCATAGCCGCTTGTCAGGCGTTACGGATCATATGGCACAAAATGACCTTCATGCTTTATCATTAACCCGCCAAATAGTTGCCCAGTTGAATGTGCAAAAGCCGTTGCAGCAAGTGCTTAATCCTCAGGCCCCTATTTACGACCCGCAAGATTTATATGGCATAATCCCTGCTGATACGCGTGAGCCATATGATGTTCGCGAGGTTATTGCCCGTATTGTCGATGGCAGTGAATTTGATGAATTTAAGCCCTTATATGGCAGCACTATTGTCTGTGGGTTTTCCAGGCTTTATGGTCAATTGGTGGGGATCATTGCTAATAACGGCATTTTATTTTCGGAAAGCTCTTTAAAGGCTACCCATTTTATCGAAATCTGCTGCAAAAGATCTATTCCTTTAATTTTTTTACAAAACATTACGGGATTTATGGTGGGTAAAAAATATGAAAATGGCGGCATTGCAAAAGATGGGGCGAAACTGGTGAATGCCGTCGCTTGTGCGGCGGTGCCTAAATTAACGGTATTGATTGGCGGTAGTTTTGGGGCGGGTAATTACGGTATGTGCGGGCGTGCTTTTAGCCCGCGCTTTCTGTGGATGTGGCCGAATGCCAGAATTTCTGTAATGGGTGGTGAGCAAGCAGCCAATGTTTTAGCCCAAATTAAGCGCGATAGCATGGGGCAAAAAAAACAAAATTGGTCTGTTGATGAGGAAAATGCCTTTAAAGCCCCCATCCGGCAACAATATGAAACGCAGGGGCACCCCTATTATGCTAGCGCCAGGCTTTGGGATGATGGAATTATTGACCCCATTGATACTAGGCAAGTTCTAGGTTTAAGTTTAACGGCGGCCTTGAACGCCCCTATTGAGCAAACAAATTTCGGCATTTTCCGGATGTAA